A single window of Arachis stenosperma cultivar V10309 unplaced genomic scaffold, arast.V10309.gnm1.PFL2 arast.V10309.gnm1.Scaffold_100071, whole genome shotgun sequence DNA harbors:
- the LOC130960100 gene encoding cytochrome c oxidase subunit 2, producing MFNNVRRISLFDEKSLNSTSSDTASMWNDFPSVPSDLPPLPADSVPSVPSLPSIASDVEVEQPAPSNYNYETHGIDEDHPGLNPDSERIVELQSDIHDKLGELMTNKSDQDVLSAAEALHGESNNIPFLEHLLDDLNKNGIEGEAYKDALDLSNRLGILPDKAALCDAAEPWQLGFQDAASPMMQGIIDLHHDIFFFLILILVFVSRILVRALWHFHYQKNPIPQRIVHGTTIEILRTIFPSIIPMFIAIPSFALLYSMDEVVVDPAITIKAIGHQWYRTYEYSDYNSSDEQSLTFDSYTIPEDDLELGQSRLLEVDNRVVVPAKTHLRIIVTPADVPHSWAVPSLGVKCDAVPGRLNQISISVQREGVYYGQCSEICGTNHAFTPIVVEAVPSKDYGSRVSNQLIPQTTGEA from the coding sequence ATGTTTAACAACGTTCGACGCATCTCTTTATTTGATGAGAAGAGTCTTAACTCAACTTCGAGTGATACAGCTTCTATGTGGAATGATTTTCCATCGGTCCCTTCTGACCTGCCACCCTTACCAGCCGACTCGGTTCCATCTGTCCCCTCATTACCTTCCATAGCAAGTGATGTTGAGGTGGAGCAGCCGGCTCCTTCTAATTATAATTACGAGACTCATGGTATTGATGAGGATCATCCGGGTCTTAACCCGGACAGTGAACGTATAGTAGAGCTTCAATCTGATATACACGATAAATTGGGAGAGTTGATGACTAACAAGAGTGACCAAGACGTTCTGAGTGCGGCCGAAGCTTTACATGGCGAAAGCAACAATATCCCTTTTCTGGAGCACCTGTTAGATGATTTGAACAAAAACGGAATAGAAGGTGAAGCCTATAAGGATGCCCTGGATCTATCGAATAGGTTGGGTATATTACCCGATAAAGCAGCTTTGTGTGATGCAGCGGAGCCATGGCAATTAGGATTTCAAGACGCAGCAAGTCCTATGATGCAAGGAATAATCGATTTACATCACGATATCTTTTTCTTCCTCATTCTGATTTTGGTTTTCGTATCACGGATCTTGGTTCGCGCTTTATGGCATTTCCACTATCAAAAAAACCCAATCCCGCAAAGGATTGTTCATGGAACTACTATCGAGATTCTTCGGACCATATTTCCTAGTATCATCCCGATGTTCATTGCTATACCATCATTTGCTCTGTTATACTCAATGGACGAGGTAGTAGTAGATCCAGCCATTACTATCAAAGCTATTGGACATCAATGGTATCGGACTTATGAGTATTCAGACTATAACAGTTCCGATGAACAGTCACTCACTTTTGACAGTTATACGATTCCAGAAGATGATCTAGAATTGGGTCAATCACGTTTATTAGAAGTGGACAATAGAGTGGTTGTACCAGCCAAAACTCATCTACGTATTATTGTAACACCTGCTGATGTACCTCATAGTTGGGCTGTACCTTCCTTAGGTGTCAAATGTGATGCTGTACCTGGTCGTTTAAATCAGATCTCTATTTCGGTACAACGAGAAGGGGTTTACTATGGTCAGTGCAGTGAGATTTGTGGAACTAATCATGCCTTTACGCCTATCGTCGTAGAAGCTGTTCCTAGTAAAGATTATGGTTCTCGGGTATCCAATCAATTAATCCCACAAACAACAGGGGAAGCTTAA
- the LOC130960119 gene encoding uncharacterized protein LOC130960119: MVVIHGLQAFIAPFSCDVERMTSLSFPFHPDHRSGQHINTSGSVQPAIMRLMLRDAMLRNNGFSILALPRKVKYAELVTLNNMTVFAVDDLSIFSGSHSYISNVRFHIVPNQTISCGSRIWRSFRRGLFCRHWNEANRCLSQPPVPMRIKVPDVIRNVKIVVHSVYLPFPHILILWLRLTTVS; encoded by the coding sequence ATGGTGGTTATTCATGGCCTTCAAGCTTTCATCGCTCCGTTTTCTTGCGACGTGGAGAGGATGACCTCGCTCTCGTTCCCGTTCCATCCAGATCATCGTTCTGGTCAACATATTAATACTTCCGGCTCGGTGCAGCCTGCTATCATGCGCCTGATGCTCAGAGATGCCATGCTCCGTAACAATGGCTTCAGCATCCTAGCCCTCCCTAGAAAGGTGAAGTACGCCGAGCTTGTGACTCTTAACAATATGACGGTCTTCGCCGTTGACGACCTTTCGATCTTCTCCGGTTCTCACTCTTATATCAGCAACGTCAGGTTCCACATTGTGCCAAACCAAACCATTTCTTGTGGATCGCGGATCTGGAGAAGCTTCCGGCGGGGACTGTTCTGCCGACATTGGAACGAGGCCAACCGCTGCTTATCACAACCTCCGGTGCCGATGAGGATTAAGGTGCCGGACGTCATCCGCAACGTCAAGATCGTGGTGCACAGTGTGTACTTGCCATTTCCACATATATTAATCCTGTGGCTGCGGCTTACGACAGTATCCTAG